The segment TGCCATAGTAATCCTTTTAGATGGGGAATCAGTATTCCAAATTCTCACACTAGTTTAGTTTGACTTCTAACTTACCCGGTTAAAAGCCCTATTCATTTTGTGAGCAAACTAAATTTACAGTCAAGTTTAAATTACacttaaattatttgtttaactaatatataAAAAACTTGTGCTGTTCAAATAGATCTGTTGTTAAAAAATAACACTTTACCTCCGTAATAAGCATTTCATTGGTTTGCATAACCTGATGTAAATTCTCAAGGCCCCACCTGTTTGTTTACATACTTGTGAATATGAAAAATTTGCTTTCGCAGTTCACTATATTGTGCATCAAATCTTTATGTTGAAAAAACGGGTGTTGTTTATTGAACTGGACCCATTGTTTGGATGGAATACAAAGAACTCATGTTTTATAAGATATAAGCCCATATGCTGTGTaattaactatatataaaaatatatatatactgttgtAGATAATGTTGATTGTCCGTGACATGTGCCACCCTTACTTTAATGTATAAAAAGCACTGAATCCATTCCGCATAAAGAGTATTCTGTGTTTGAACAAAGCAACTATCCATAGCTATCTGATATTAAATATCTATCCTCTTTGTAAAAAAACTTCAAAACACCAATCAAATATCTTCTGTATAGTTCAGGGATCAACTCCATTTGTCAACAAAAGCATGATCTGTTACGCTTACTGGCACCGAAAGATGAGGTGTAATGATTCGCTAACCCATTTAATTGGTACCTCGATTTTTATTACAATTAAGGGAGATAGATGAGAGCACGTTTGCTGAAAATTATAGTAAATTTTcgtgtgaaaatactaaaaatgTCGAATGTTAGTCAAAACTATGAATCGAAAAGTCCAAATCATGTGCCTCATCCTCATATTATAATTTAGCTCCGTAGGAACTCAACGATGtttgtaataattatttatccTGCATTTTGTTTACGGACTctaatttcaatttattttcatcataGTATAATATCTACTGGTTATGTTACATTGGGTCAATTAGTAATCGAGCATATGATGAGTACATGTAACTGACCAAGAAATAGCTTCCATTTTTAAAAGACAAGATATACACCAATGATGACTTGATTTTCtaagggaatatatatatatatatatatatatatatatatatataggaatgAGTATATGTACGATTCCACTCAACTAGGTCAATAAATTCCCTCATTGTCTTTCACTCGAGCAGCCGGACGGGCTCATTTATAGGGAAATTAAGTATCAGTATCAACTCCCGGACACTGCACGTAACATCTTACTTTCATGTTTTAAATCCCTTGACATTCAATTCTTATCCAAGCTAATGATTCTTGGCGTGCTGATCCACGAGTGATTATCGAGACAAATAAATTTTCACTGAATTTTACTCCACAAGATTAGCTAATTAAACATAATTATCAACTTTATAAATTGTATAAGAAATATAGATAAGTACTTGAGTGAGTTACTGTATTTAAAGAATAAGATTCCAAATATTTCATATGTCGAAAATTGAGCCTCCTAACTATACAATGCTGAAGTTAATAGGTCATATATGTTGACTAGATAGCCAGCTTGTCGGTGAAGTTTAGACAGGTTTATCTCagtttgaaatgaatgattctTATACTACACTGAAAATATTTAGTTGCACTAATCGACATTAATAGTTCTCAAAGATGAGAATATCATAGAAGTCACCATTGAAACGCATCAGTATGCTAAAAAATCACATGGAAGTCGCATGTTCCGAGCAACATAAAATTGGGTACATTCACTCCACTGAGATGGGACTTTGTGTCGTGTTATCTTTATTCTTCAACGATTACGCAGAACAGAACCATGAAACTCGTGTACACTGACAGGAATAAGTTAGATGTTCGTTAAATTAACATAATAATATATCTTAGCTTTTACAATGATAAGCACTGCTTGTAAAAGCAGGTGGTAAACTGGCACGAGCAATAAACATCATAGCCACGCCAGTCAGTAAAAAATCAAAAACTTACCAACAGatttactatttttatttattactttacAACGAAGATGAGCATTACCTACTAGCATAAAAAAGCTATGTATTTTGTAAACATGTAAATGTCATGTTTTACAATTAAAAAGTAAGACAGAGAAGTCATGCCTTGTATAATCAGCCTCTGACAGACATACATAATCCAAGAAATTTTTGTAATTTATTCTTTCAAAGAGTATAACTTTATAATTCTATCTAATTGCATGtctgaaaaaaataattataatgaaaacAGAAACTCTTGGATGAATACTTTTTCCTCTAGTGAATCAAAAATAAGAAGTAATCCAAATACATTAGTATAATAATGAAGAAGTTAGGACTTAAACATTCCAAACTGTGTGCAACTCTTTTAATGTGGATAAAACACATAAAAGCGAAGACAAGGGGACTACAGCTTCGTTCTCCTTATCGTAAACATTAGTAAATGACTGTTGACAAAGATGGTAACAACAAATAGTCCACTGATATAATAAAAACGATAAACAATGAAACATACACCGAGAGTTCTTTCTAAGTAGAAACATGGCTTTAacatattcaaaattatttgtaaaaatatattcataagaaaaaaatatttcaattttaaACATATCATCATAATGATAAACAAGTATTTGAAAACAAATAATGTGACAAAGAATATAAAGTGCGGGAGTGAAGTATACAGAAACTTGTATTTATATAATCAGAAATGAAAGTGAAAGTTATGTAGCAAAGAGAAAGAAATAAGCATTTACACAGGACAGTGTGAAATGGTTCACTGGGAATGAAACTTCAGTCGGTAAATCTGTTCTTACGAATCCAGATATACACGCCTATAATTTCGTAAAAGCCAACGAGAGTTTGTTAAACAGTAATCAGTATCCCAACACTAAACATCATTAAAATATTGATACAGGTAAATGTCAATGAAAAAGTCAAAAAAATATGCCGTATATAGGTAAGGTAATATGCTGAAGGATTACAAATGAAAGATTAGTAGGTATATTTTCACCAACAGATAGATTAATTTCACAGTACTTATTTAAAGTTTTCACAGATTTCGCTTATGAATTCCATCGCAGGGAAAGCCATTTATTTCTAATGATAAACTGTAACCATTGGATATTTTGCTTTTTGAGGGAGGACAATTTGCTTTCATCCCGTTTTTGATATAAAGATCTTCATCTTTGGGTGGAAGTAGAAAATCGTTGCGTAGAAGTATGTAAAATAGAACTGGATTCAGCAGATTCATGATGAACATACTTGTCCCCAACAATACAGTATAAAAAGGTGTCATTTTTTCGGGATTCATATACATGCCGTATGAAATACGAAGCAGTGCGAAACCCCGAAAACCTGCGAATGTAGTTAGGTTCAGGACAGAATTGAATCGATAAGACATGTTCACTGAAGGAACTCTGTGCATTTGCATCAATTTACGGGTGTGAAGAAATATGCTGTTGATCTCAGCAAGTAGGGCGATAACTGTGTATGCTATGTACCGAACTGACAGTACATTATAAATAAAGGCACTCAGAACCTATAAAATAAATGTGTAATAAATTCACGAGTTTGAAATAACTGTTTGCGAATGTATAACGGTGTGTGTACTATTGCTTTTGCTGGAAAATTTGAATGAAATCAATTTTGATCCGTAAgactattgattattattctgTACTGTGAACAAGAATGTAGGATTATTAGAATGTCATAGTTAAAATAGTGTCTAGTAGTTTTATCGAAACTCAATCTAAAAGCTGTAGTACTACCTCTTATTTCCTATAGGTATGAACCAAATTGCAGTTATACTTTAAGTTGCACGCCTTCAGATTACTTTAGTAGTTTCTATTTGTGGGGTAAGTGATATGTCAAGTTTTCATTCGAGAAATTAAAATAGGAAGCGTTGATTTTCACTAAGTAATATTTCTGTTCTGAAATGAATGTTTCTAGTCAGATGACACCGTAGGTTCTACAGCACAGGATCGCGCGGTTAATGCTGACCCACAACATCATGCATACATCAAAGGCCATAAGTATAAGCTGGTGATATACCTGAGTACTTGCTAATGGAAATTACTTGTGCTTGTAGAATACTTTTTTGGACACCCCATCGTCTTAGAGCAACAAGACGATAGATTTATTACCTCACAGCAACTAGTAATTCTGATTATCTCTTCCTTTTAGACCTGCCACTCTTTTATGCTGTTATTTGTGATTTACAagaaaaatgattttaaaatagATTATGCGGTTTTAACATAAAAGTCATTTGCCGGTAGTACCAGATGAGTGGTATTCACTACATAGTTAGTATGACAACGAATGTGATACAATGACTACACATCAGTTCCAACTGTTTTAAGGTTAGATAACTTCCATTGATGGTTCTTATGATTTTGTTGTGTAGGCGCAAGAAAAGCAACAGGTAAGCAATAGCATGTATTTTAGTCTTTTTGAGATCCTACAGTGGTAGACAGGTCAGCTGGAATGTGATAATATTGGCTAAATACTTCCATAAAAATAGTAAGTTTTTTCGGATATCCGACGAAGTCATGCAATCACACCACATTGAACAGCCACAAACGGGTAATGTATCAAGTTTGTAAAAATACGGCACGCGCCCATGTTTGATAAAGAGAACCACTTGATTTGCAGAAATTCGGACACTCAGAACTGGAAGATTTAGTCTGAAACGTGGATTCAGGGAACCATTGGTAATCATAAACTAACTATACCAATTTTCAGTGAAAAAATGATAACAGGAGTAAAAACAAACCTGGTAGGTAGAGAGTTGATTGCTAACAGGATGAATTCACTAAATGTTGACATGGAGGCTGACATTTCGGGGTCACCAGAACCATGGTATGACATTTCCTTTGGAGGACTGGCTTCTGCTGGTCCTTTATAACTCCCTGGTCTGGGTCCTATGGACGGTACAACAAAGTGGCTTGAGATGTCACTAGGCATGGCTCAGAAtggaagccagtggcgatcctgccgTAAATTACTTTAATTTTCTTCGTAAAAGtgaacgtaacttctttaaccAAAAGAATTCTGTCTGGTTGTATTTATGGTAACTGGACTGtttctctgattattattataatttcacTCTCCTGCACTAgtttttgtttgttgttgtccgTCTTTTTATTATGTGCACTATACATTCTATATATTTTCACagtctcattgttattgtgtggcacaTTTGTACTtggtgtccccttgtaccaaggtttatgtcttcaaataaataaatagaggaCTATGATTAACGGATTGAAATCGTGTCACCACTCCCGTTTAAGTGAATATAACATCGAAGCCTAAGATACAGTTATCCCAGGGCGTTCACGTGACTTTTCCGTGAAATAAGGGGAGGTATTTCTTTCTAGAGTGTTTAACGTGAGGAAAATGTATTCCTACACCAAGATACATCCCACTAGTGTTATAACGTGATTAGTTGACTAAATATAGGATTTTAATATTTCCCAGAATTACAGTCTGTGGTGGTTCATGAAAATAGACGGCTAGACAACCAAGATGAAAGTTTGAACCTAAATTTTGCACTTATTATTTAGCATCATAGTTCCTTAGCCACAGAGATATGAAGTTAAACACGGAAAAACTAAGCAATTCTCGACAGACCGAAAATTCATACTACTGTCCAAAGTTCCTAAAATTTGCTTACATTATAAGAACTTTAGTAAAAATACGTTTCAGACAACAAATTACAATTATTTGAATACTATTGGTCGGGCGATTTGAAATGGCTCGTATATAGGAGTAATATGTTCGTATATGAGAAATATCAAAGCCCTTATATCTTAGTCAAGGAAACAACCTTGTGACCAATGAAAATCTGGACTAGATCTAGTGGAAATCAGCACCTTGGAAAACACAATACATTACTTTTAATACACTGTATTACTTACTGCAATGTGATGCAATGTCAATTCCCACATTTTGAACAATTGCCTCTGGGTAAACATATCCCAAAAATCATAAAGAAAGTAACCTAGGTAGTGTTAAATCTTAACGTCGTACAGTACCAGTAGAAACGGCCACTAAGTAATATGTAAAAGGCACGATATGGTCTACTGGATCATTCATCAACTCAGGATAATAATAAAAGCTGAAGAAAATTAAACCACATAGTTTTGAC is part of the Schistosoma mansoni strain Puerto Rico chromosome 1, complete genome genome and harbors:
- a CDS encoding putative transmembrane protein 56; amino-acid sequence: MYWHGFLPSASAGCGTICIALSMTFFSVLDYVLRGVNPPTTVVCKGSLAIWKWRNMVISWLHAVLIGTWDLLCFYYYPELMNDPVDHIVPFTYYLVAVSTGYFLYDFWDMFTQRQLFKMWELTLHHIAVLSAFIYNVLSVRYIAYTVIALLAEINSIFLHTRKLMQMHRVPSVNMSYRFNSVLNLTTFAGFRGFALLRISYGMYMNPEKMTPFYTVLLGTSMFIMNLLNPVLFYILLRNDFLLPPKDEDLYIKNGMKANCPPSKSKISNGYSLSLEINGFPCDGIHKRNL